TTGTTGGAAAACTCTCCTTACAAATCTCTCTCCTAAAACTACAATAAGGATAAAATGGGCAACCATTTATAGGTGGAGGAACATTATCATCATTTAATTTGATTTCTTTCGTCTCACCTCGTATATCAATTATACTATTAATAAGAAATTGCGTGTAAGGATGAAGGGGGTTTTTCAGTATGTTTTCGAAATTCCCTTCTTCCACTAGTCTACCTTTATATAAGATTAAACTCTTTGCTCCACCTATTTGATTTGCAAAATATCTTGCTATTGCTAAATCATGAGTAATTATGATAACTTCCAATCCTTTTTTAACTAAATCAGAAAGAAGATTAATTATACTTACTCTATATGAAGCATCAAGCATTGATGTTGGTTCATCTGCTATTAATATTTTAGGATTAGGAATTAATGATCTAGCAATGTTCGCCCTTTGTAACTGACCACCAGACATTTGATGAGGGTATTTATAATACTCATTCTCAGTTAAGCCAACGCTCTCTAAGAGTTTTATTACCTTTTCTTTGTAATTTTTTCTTCCATAGTACTTTTTAACCACGTAGCCTAACGATTCTCCAATTGTTTTGTTTGGATTAAATGATGCGTAAGGATCTTGTGCAACATATTGAATTTCTCTCCTTATAATTTTCAAAGCTTTTCTTTTATTCCTCCAAACATTAATATCGTTATAGAAGTATTTCCCTTCTGAAATTTTTTGTAAACCTAATAATACTCTAGCTAAAGTAGTTTTCCCTGCACCGCTTTCTCCAATCACTATAGTTGAAGAATTTATTTCTGTAGATATGTCATGCAAAGCGTAAATATTTTCACCTTTTTTTAAAAATCCTTTAGAAAATTTAACCGTTACTTTTTCTAACTTTATCATACATGAAACACCTTACTTCTCTACCATCAACATGGTAAAAATCTGGTTCCTTAACTTTACATTCCTCCATAGTATAGGGACATCTAGGATAGAAGGGACAACCATGTAGAGGAATTTCTCCCTCTTTTATTGACCTAACGCTTATTTCTCCATGAATTGAAGGAATCGAATTCACTAAAGCTTGAGTGTAAGGATGATATGGTTTGAAGATAACTTCATAAGTATTTCCAATTTCCATTACCCTACCGGCATACATAACTACAGTTTTTGTTGATAAATATTTAGTTAATGCTATGTCATGAGTAATAAAGAGTATTGTGGTTCCCAATTCCTTATTTATATTTACAATTAAATCTATTATTCTTCTCTGGGTAACTACGTCTAAAGCGCTGACCGGTTCGTCCATTATTACTATTTTAGGGGTTAAGAGAAGAGATAAAGCAATTAATACTCTTTGTTTCATTCCTCCACTTAACTCGTGAGGATACATTTTGAGGACTTTCTCATCTAAAGCAACCATCTTTAATAGTTCTTTTGCCTTTTTGTTCACTTCTTCTTTATTTTTCCAATTATGGGAAAGTGCTGTATCATAAAAATGATCTATTATTCTCATTACTCCATTTAATGAGTTTTGACTAGCTTGAGGAACATAACTTATTTCTTTCCATAAAATATCTCTTTTAAACTTAGAGTAATCCATGGCAAGAAGATCATTTCCTTCAAGTAAAACTTTACCAGAAATAATTTTTCCAGGCTTCTTTATCTGTCTTATTATCGACTTAGCCAAAGTAGTCTTACCTGATCCGCTTTCCCCAATAATACTAATTATTTCTCCTTTTTCAACATCAAAATTAATGTCACGTAAGGCTGGAATCTCTTTATCTTCTAAAAAATAAGACACTGAAAGGTTCTTAACTTCAAGAAGCAATGCTTATTCACCAACTTTTACTCTAGGATCTAGCAAGGAATAAGTTAGATCAGCTAACAACATTCCAATGACTACTGCAAATACTATTATTACTAAAATCCCCATTTCAACTGGGTAATCATTATTCATTACTGAGTTGTAAAGTAATAACCCAACACCTGGATAGCTAAATATCTCTTCTACAAATATTGATCCTCCAAAGGAAAACCCAAGAGTGATTATTAAACTTGTATAAAGTGGTAACATTGAATTTCTTCCGACATATTTGCTCTCAATTATTTTATCCATTACACCTCTCGTTTCTGCAAAGTTAACGTAATCTTCACCAAGAGTATAAATTGTATTAGCCCTCATATGTAATGCCCATCCAGCTAAGTTAATTAGAGTTAATGTAGTTATAGGCAAAACAGCATGACGTAAAACACTTATTACAAACGGAAGATTAAACCCTGGAGTTACATTAACTGAATAAGCACCACCAGTAGGAAATATTCCTAAAATATAGCCTAAAAAGAAAAGAAAAATTGTTCCTAATATATATACTGGAATCGACCTTATTGTAATAAAAGTCATCGTAAGGATAGAATCAGTTTTAGTACCTCTTTTATATCCCATCTTTTCACCAATCCTTACACCTATTATGAAACTTATTACAACTGAAGTGACTACAATGAAAAGAGTCCAGGGTAAAGCATTAGCAATTAATTTTGTCACTGGTTCTTCATATATTATACTTACTCCCATATTACCGTGTAGAAAGTTCCAGAGGTAAGAGAGAGCTTCAATTATTGGATTTCCATGAGGTTTTAATGTTTGGAGATATTGTTCTAAGCTTGCATAAATTTGTTCAGCTCTTTGGCCAGCTAATGCAGATGGTGAAATTTGAGCAAAAATATAATTTGCAGGGCTTTCAGGAGAATACTCTAGTAAAGCCCACGTAAAAATTACGGTAGCTAAAATTGTTACAATTGCCATAATTCCACGTCTTATAAGATAGCCCTTCATATTCATTATTATTTTTATAAAGCTATATAAACCTACTCTAAACGTTAATATTAGATTAACAGTAAACTAAAAGTTTTGATAAAGTTTATATATTATGCTTGCGTTGAATAAAAATTGATGATAAAATGAGTGTAAAATATAAATCTATTTTTTACAAGATATTCGGCATTTTAATGTTAATAACAATGATAAGTTTAATAGCTCCAATAACAATTGTTAACTCCCAGACATCAAGCAATACATTAACAATTGGATGGGTAACGTCTTCTCCGTACTCAAGTCTTTCAACATATAATCCAAATATATTCTCTGGCGGTCTAGGAGGTGCGTTTTACGGATTAGTTTATGCGTACTCAGCTATACTTAACGTTTCGAATAATCAGATGCTTCCAGGAATTGTTGAGAACTGGACTTTCTCACCATCTAACTGGGTTCAAGAATTTAATAAATTAAGTTCAGTAAATGTTACGCTCTATTTAAATCCAAATGCACATTGGGCTAATGGACAACCAGTTACAGCTTATGATATTTTAGCTACGTGTTTAATCCTTGATATGTATAGTGCACCGCCTTATCCGAATTACACTGTTATAAATAATTATACAATAACAATATCTTATCCTAAAGACTACGTATCACCTTATTTAATGCCTTTCACATTATTAGATACTGTTGGATTGGGTGAAGTTGCTGTAATTATTAACTATAATGTATATAAACCAATAATTCAACAAATTGAAGGTAATTGGACATTACTACAAGAAGGAAAAGTAAGTCCAAAGACTTTTAGAAACATGATACATAGTTATAATCCGTCAGCAGAAGGATTTCCAATAAGTGCAAATTATAATGGACCATTCTATGTTTCTCATATTACCTCAAGCGAGATAGTATTATCTAAAAACCCTGGATTCTATGCTGCAAATATGATACCATGGAATCAAGTTATCATATATCAATTCTCTTCGTCTGATGATCTAATTGCTGCATTAAAGTCTGGAGAGATTGATTTACTTTACTCTGGTGCTACATCAGTTCCCTCATCTGTTCTTTCTTCATTACCTAGTTATTATAAGACCGTCTCAGTACCTCAACCTGGAGGATATGCAATCTACTTTAACTTACAAAACCCATGGATGAAATATGTTCAAGTAAGGCAAGCTATTGCCTACATATTAAATAGAACAGCTATCGCTCTAGCAGGAGGAGTTAAGTACTCACCAGTTCAAGTTCCTAATGGAATACCAAACTTCTCATACTTTAATGAATTTATGACTCCATCAGTAGAACATCTTAATCCATATTATACGAATTTAACCGAAGCAGCAAAACTGCTAGAAAGTGTAGGATTTTACGAGAAGAATGGAGTATGGTACACACCAACTGGTCAGCCATTCACTGTAAATATTACTGATGTTATCTCATCTTCGCCTGGTGTAACAAGCATGTTAACTGTAATTGTTGATGAATTGAAATCATTTGGTATACAAGCTTCGTATTCAATTATAACTACTGTATCTGTTGTCCACGCGTTATATGCTTCCGGCGATTATGATATGATATTCCAAAGCTGGGGAGGCTATTATCCTGGTACTATTGATTGGTATTTAGAACTTCAATATCTTAGCGGTGTTCCATACAATGTTACTCATTGGAACTTGCTTGTACCATTACCAAACGGTACAGTTTACAACATGTCAAAATTATATTCAGAAAGTACTGCACCAAATTCAACTCAACAACTGATTTCAGCTAATGATGAGATAGCTTATGGATTAAACTATTACTTACCAGCATTGCCATTAGTGTATGAAGATTACATAATAACTTACAATACAAAAGTTATTTCAGCTCCACCATCAACTTCATGGTTCTGGGAAGAAGCATCATATGGAATAGGTGGTACAGCACTGTTACAAGCAGGATTCCAGTATGGATTATTGGTTCCAACTACTATGGTTACGACGACAACAACAGTACCAGTAACAACTACACCATCAACCAGCGTGACTACGACAACGCCAACTGTTAACACGTTATTAATTGCTGGAATTGTGGTAGTTATCATAATAATTATAGTCGCAGCGATAGTATTTTTAAGGAGAAGATAATGAGCCTTCAAGAATATAGAGTATTATTAACCATGGGATACATTTTTTTAATTCTTTCATTATTCTCATTATTTTTTGAAAATTCATCTTTACTTCCAATAACCTTATCAATTTTTTTACTTTCGATTATTCTCATAATTTTCTCAATTTATAAAATAAAGAAAGAGATAAAGAATAAATAGGATGGAGATAACAGTTTAAATATGAAACTTACTCATTATCTTAAGTTAATTTGGAGAAATAAGAAAAGTAGAGTTGGATTAATTATAATACTTTTCTACATAATCTTAGCATATATTATGCCTTATTTCGTACCTCCTCCAATAGTAACTAGTGTTAATCCAAGTAAAGAATTTCTTCCTCCTCAATTAAACAATCCCTATTATATTTTAGGTACTGGTCCTATAGGAGAAAGTATATTAGCAAATATTGTTTATGGTGGAGGGTTTATAATTGATGTTGCTGTATTAGCTGGATTATTTACAACCCTTATAGGAATTCTTGTAGGAATAATAGCCGGGTATATTGGTGGTTTTACAGATACTATTTTAATGGCTATTAACGATATCGTTATGACTCTTCCCTCCTTAGTAGTATTATTAATTTTAGCTGCAATGATTAGAACAACAAATCCTATAATAATTGCCTTAATTTTAAGTTCAATGAATTGGGTAGGCTTGGCAAGATCTATAAGATCACAAGTTCTACTTTTGAAATCAATGCAATACATCGAGATAGCCAGAATGTTGGGCCTAAGTAGATTTCACATTATATTCAGAGAGATAATACCAAACTTAGGTTCTTATATAGCAATTCATTACATATTTAACGTTGAATCCGCATTATATGCAGCTGTAGGACTTTATTTCCTTGGTGTATTACCAGTAAATCCAAATAATTGGGGATTTATGATAAGTAATGCACTAAATATGGGATTAATTTATGGCGGTAAAGGTGTATGGTACTTGATATTTCCAAGTTTAGCTGTCATCGGTTTAATGTATGGTTTAATGCTACTTAGTTATGGAATTGATGAAATAACTAACCCGAGGTTAAGAGGTTGAGAATACCTTATTATGTTTATGATAATATAGCAGTTGATTCGTTATTTTTAGATAAAGTTAGTGAAGCAATGGATAGAGTGTTTTTGATAATACCTTCTTGCGAAAAGGAAGAGAGAGAAGGAATAGAAGGATTAACTGAAGAAAAAGTTCTTCAACTCTTAGAAGATGCTTACTTTTCTTTGAGGGAAGAAAAGAGAAGGATAAATAAATTTGACATAATGAAAAACTTTTACAATCCCGGTATTTATATAAGTAGTAGATATAATGAAATAAGAAGAAATGCAGAGATAAAAATCTTTAGAGATATTCTTGAAAGAGTTCTTAATAAAATTAAAACTACAAAATCAAGGAAAGTTTGGTATGAAGTAAAGTTAAAAGAAGAACAAGTTTTTGTTTGTGATAAGTTGTCAAAATCTTATTCGATCCTTTACAGAGCAGATGAGAACTTCAGAAATTATTTTAATTATTACATGAAACAGTTTAATGATGATAATAAACGATAATGGAAGTTATGGTGTTTATATCGAGAAAGAAAGTGAAAAAATTCCTTTTGAAATAAAGGGAAAAATTTTAGCCCTAACTTTATCCCCAATAATTGATTATTCAACTGGATTTAAGTACTATAATGAGCTCTATGCTTTTGGAAAGACTGATGCTCAAACTCCTCATTTAAGAGTAACTGATGAAAGCATAATAAGGGAAGTTTATTATTGGACTTATCCTTCTTGGAAAATAATTTACCCTACTATTGCAATCCTCTCTTACGATGTAAATTATAAAGCTTATATTACAACCTATAATAATGGTTTAGTTGCCTATTTCGGAAAAAACTTTCTGGAAGTAAAAGGTAAAAGAGGGAAGTTTGGTTGGATTTTATTTACTGCTGAAAGTAAAGATCCTTATGATGCTATAAGAAAAGCCTATGAGAAAATGAGAGATAAGCTTAACGTAAAACTTAGAGAAGAGAAGAAAAAGCCTAGAATTGTAGGAAAGATCGGTTGGTGTAGTTGGAATGCATTTCTTAGCAAAGTTTCTGAAGAGGATGTTATAAAAACTGTTAAAAGTATCATAGAAAAAGGGCTAAAATTAGATTTCGTTTTAATTGATGACGGTTGGGAGAAAATAAAGGATTTTGCTTTAGATTCCTTAGAACCTAATGAAAAATTCTCTTTTCCTAGATTAATTAAAAAGTTAAAAGAGCTAGGAATAAACGAAATTGGTTTATGGACTACAATAAACTTATATTGGAAAGGTTTTACAGAAAAAGTTAAAGAAGAGTTGAAAGATGGAGAAAAGAAGGGAGATTACTATTTTCCTCCTACTGATTTAGAAAGAGCATTCCTATTTTATTACAATTATTTCAAAAGAATTAAGGATTATGGTTTCACTTTTGTCAAAATAGATAACCAATGTATAATGAAAGAGAAACCAGAAAATATACATACAGCTATTCAGCTAGTTGCAAAACTTCTCGATTTAGATATACTTAATTGTATGTCTATGGAACCTGAATGTTACTCAAATTACTTTTCCTCAAATTTAATGAGAGTGTCAAATGATTATATACCGATGTGGAGAGAAGCTGGGAAAATTCAATTAATTAATGCCTCTTATAATTCCTTATTTTATCAAAATATTGCTTATCCAGATTTTGATATGTTTTCCTCTTATGATACTGACTCCTTACCTCACATAATTGCAAGAATTTTTAGTGGTGGCCCAGTATATATTACTGATAAAGACGTAGAAAAGACTAGGATTGACTTATTCAGACTGGTTAATCAAGTTGATTTTCCAGCAATGGTAACTAGAGATATCCTATTCGTAAATCCGTACATAGAAGATGTATTCTTAAAGCTAGCTACAAAAATTAACGGAAAACCAGCCTTAGCTTTGTTTAATGTTAATAACAAAAAGATAAAGGAAAAAGTGAAAAAAGAAGTTTTCCCGTTTACAGTAAATTGTGGCAAATTTACTAAAATTATAAGTAAAGAAAAAGGGGAAGTAGGAGATGAAATAGAGCTTGAAGAGATGGGTGTTGAAGTACTCCTATTCGAGTGTAACAACTAACTCTTTCTCAGCAACGATCTTACCTTCAACTTTTTTGCCATCACAAACTATCTCCTTTACTTTCTTTCCATTGACTTCAATTTCTTCAACCTCAATTTTTCCTTCGATTAGCTGAATTCTCAATTCTTTTCCCGTGAAAATGGCCTTTCCCCAGAAGTCCGGTAAAAGTATTATCCATTCAATTTCATTAACCGGATCAAATGATAATTTTTTCCCATCAAATCTTATTCCAAAATATGCTGGAATTATCAGAAGAGAAGATAAAGGTCTGGAATAGTGTGCTCCCCATTCCCAATGGTTCCAGAAATTGCCAGCTAAAGCATATCTATCATATACTTCTTTAAGAACTTTCTTAGCTTCATCTATCATCTTTTCGTAAATTAAATGAGAAGCTAAGTAGAACTCTACACCACTCCATGGAGTATCTTGCTGAATGCTTGCCTTAATCTTTAAAGGATTCTCATATTCTCTTCCAAAAGGTCTATAATTATCTGGATAAGCACCATTAATTGTCCCCTCTCCTTCCTTAAGATTATATCTTATTATGGAGTTTAAGACTTTCTTAACAGTTTCCTTATCTAATAGATTATCATTAAGAAGAGTCAGATAGAACTCTCCAAGGAGTTGTGAAGCATTTGAAGCTTTATCTCTAAACCCAGAAACTGGATCGTACCAATTATCAAAATACTCTCCGTTCCATAAAAGTTCTTTATAGAGATATAATAAGTCTTTGACATCATAACCTAATAACTTTAATGCAACTATTCCCAAAAATGACGTAAATGAGGAAATGCCTATGTTAGTCCAATCATCAAATGTGTTTACACTCATTGGCAAGGACTCCATATTTACGATTGAACTAATAAACCACGGGTTATTAAATAACCAAGAATTTTCATCAATTTTTAAGTAATTTTGAATTTGCCAGACATATTCATGACCAGCAGGAAGTCTACTGTAAATTAAGCCTTTATATGAGTGAGTTCTTAGTACACTATTCATTGCTTCTTTAGCTATTGGTTCTAAAGTTTTTTTTTAAACACTTCATCCCTAGTGTAGGTCGAAACATAAGCCCACATTAATACAAACTCCGGATTTAGATCATTTCTGCCATATTCATCAACAATTCCTCTAGTTATGAAGTGCGGTATTCTTCCTTTAGGATCTTTTCCAGTCTCCCTCACAACCTCTTTAACGGTTTTTAACAACTTCTCGTAAGAAGAAAGAATTGAAGGATCTTTACTTAGTTTTTCAACATATTTCTCCTTATTTTCTGGAATAGTCAATGAATATAAAATATAATAGGGAGAACTATCAGACAGTATATTTTCAGAAGCTTTTATTAAGATGTTTTTAGCTAATGAGGGAAAAAGTGAAGTTAATACTGGCATGAAGTAAGTTATTACATCAATTGTGTTAAACGCACCATTTACTGGGCCATCAGTATAAGGATGTTCCCCAACTCTCCTTTCGTCTGAAGCATTATAATATCCTTCCCATATGTAAAAGTCACCTTCCTTTGATAACCATGTTGCTTTTTGTAAAGTAGTTAATTGGGAACCAGCTAAATCAGCAATCCATTCCTCAACCCCTTTAGGGTGATAAAGTAAATCATGAAAAGTTTCTGTTTGCCTCTTTAGATAATCGTAGTTCTCCTCAACGTAATTAATTACATCAATGCAATTAGAGAAGTAATTCTCATAATAATGACCTATTTTCTTACCCCTAAAGTTCAAATGATTTTGGAAGTACCAGGCTAAAATAAATTTATTCCCTTCTGTAGTGATAATTCCCCATTTTTCACCCTCATTTCCAGAAATGTAACCTTTCTCTCTGAGCTCATTCCACTCTTTATAAGACGGGAAACTGTTTAACTTGGCAAAAATTGGTTTTTCAGCCTTAATACAAAGATTTCCATTATATCTAGGGTCTTTAGGGTCTGTTTCGCCAGAGAAATACAAAACATCTCCCTTAAATTCAATTCTTCCATTTTCGAATGGATTCTTAATTCCAATAATGTAAGTAGCTCTGGTGTCATACTCAAATATTGCAACTGGCAATGATGAGTTTTTTAGGTCATGAGGAATGAAAGGAGAGAAAGCCTCAAGCTTTATTTCAAAATCATCTTTAAAAGTTAAGTAAGCTATTGGTGGTTCTC
The nucleotide sequence above comes from Sulfurisphaera javensis. Encoded proteins:
- a CDS encoding GH116 family glycosyl-hydrolase, encoding MKYKYSYSLDSGVVLGGLGTGSIEIRADGRLYDWTIFNNGGFTERLDIRKTYYLTQYDFFTAIKYQGKVRILQAYDYYYGASPYTAPWVRPVKEIEYVGEPPIAYLTFKDDFEIKLEAFSPFIPHDLKNSSLPVAIFEYDTRATYIIGIKNPFENGRIEFKGDVLYFSGETDPKDPRYNGNLCIKAEKPIFAKLNSFPSYKEWNELREKGYISGNEGEKWGIITTEGNKFILAWYFQNHLNFRGKKIGHYYENYFSNCIDVINYVEENYDYLKRQTETFHDLLYHPKGVEEWIADLAGSQLTTLQKATWLSKEGDFYIWEGYYNASDERRVGEHPYTDGPVNGAFNTIDVITYFMPVLTSLFPSLAKNILIKASENILSDSSPYYILYSLTIPENKEKYVEKLSKDPSILSSYEKLLKTVKEVVRETGKDPKGRIPHFITRGIVDEYGRNDLNPEFVLMWAYVSTYTRDEVFKKKL
- a CDS encoding ABC transporter ATP-binding protein, whose product is MLLEVKNLSVSYFLEDKEIPALRDINFDVEKGEIISIIGESGSGKTTLAKSIIRQIKKPGKIISGKVLLEGNDLLAMDYSKFKRDILWKEISYVPQASQNSLNGVMRIIDHFYDTALSHNWKNKEEVNKKAKELLKMVALDEKVLKMYPHELSGGMKQRVLIALSLLLTPKIVIMDEPVSALDVVTQRRIIDLIVNINKELGTTILFITHDIALTKYLSTKTVVMYAGRVMEIGNTYEVIFKPYHPYTQALVNSIPSIHGEISVRSIKEGEIPLHGCPFYPRCPYTMEECKVKEPDFYHVDGREVRCFMYDKVRKSNG
- a CDS encoding ABC transporter permease: MKLTHYLKLIWRNKKSRVGLIIILFYIILAYIMPYFVPPPIVTSVNPSKEFLPPQLNNPYYILGTGPIGESILANIVYGGGFIIDVAVLAGLFTTLIGILVGIIAGYIGGFTDTILMAINDIVMTLPSLVVLLILAAMIRTTNPIIIALILSSMNWVGLARSIRSQVLLLKSMQYIEIARMLGLSRFHIIFREIIPNLGSYIAIHYIFNVESALYAAVGLYFLGVLPVNPNNWGFMISNALNMGLIYGGKGVWYLIFPSLAVIGLMYGLMLLSYGIDEITNPRLRG
- a CDS encoding ABC transporter substrate-binding protein, whose amino-acid sequence is MISLIAPITIVNSQTSSNTLTIGWVTSSPYSSLSTYNPNIFSGGLGGAFYGLVYAYSAILNVSNNQMLPGIVENWTFSPSNWVQEFNKLSSVNVTLYLNPNAHWANGQPVTAYDILATCLILDMYSAPPYPNYTVINNYTITISYPKDYVSPYLMPFTLLDTVGLGEVAVIINYNVYKPIIQQIEGNWTLLQEGKVSPKTFRNMIHSYNPSAEGFPISANYNGPFYVSHITSSEIVLSKNPGFYAANMIPWNQVIIYQFSSSDDLIAALKSGEIDLLYSGATSVPSSVLSSLPSYYKTVSVPQPGGYAIYFNLQNPWMKYVQVRQAIAYILNRTAIALAGGVKYSPVQVPNGIPNFSYFNEFMTPSVEHLNPYYTNLTEAAKLLESVGFYEKNGVWYTPTGQPFTVNITDVISSSPGVTSMLTVIVDELKSFGIQASYSIITTVSVVHALYASGDYDMIFQSWGGYYPGTIDWYLELQYLSGVPYNVTHWNLLVPLPNGTVYNMSKLYSESTAPNSTQQLISANDEIAYGLNYYLPALPLVYEDYIITYNTKVISAPPSTSWFWEEASYGIGGTALLQAGFQYGLLVPTTMVTTTTTVPVTTTPSTSVTTTTPTVNTLLIAGIVVVIIIIIVAAIVFLRRR
- a CDS encoding GH116 family glycosyl hydrolase, yielding MNSVLRTHSYKGLIYSRLPAGHEYVWQIQNYLKIDENSWLFNNPWFISSIVNMESLPMSVNTFDDWTNIGISSFTSFLGIVALKLLGYDVKDLLYLYKELLWNGEYFDNWYDPVSGFRDKASNASQLLGEFYLTLLNDNLLDKETVKKVLNSIIRYNLKEGEGTINGAYPDNYRPFGREYENPLKIKASIQQDTPWSGVEFYLASHLIYEKMIDEAKKVLKEVYDRYALAGNFWNHWEWGAHYSRPLSSLLIIPAYFGIRFDGKKLSFDPVNEIEWIILLPDFWGKAIFTGKELRIQLIEGKIEVEEIEVNGKKVKEIVCDGKKVEGKIVAEKELVVTLE
- a CDS encoding ABC transporter permease; the encoded protein is MNMKGYLIRRGIMAIVTILATVIFTWALLEYSPESPANYIFAQISPSALAGQRAEQIYASLEQYLQTLKPHGNPIIEALSYLWNFLHGNMGVSIIYEEPVTKLIANALPWTLFIVVTSVVISFIIGVRIGEKMGYKRGTKTDSILTMTFITIRSIPVYILGTIFLFFLGYILGIFPTGGAYSVNVTPGFNLPFVISVLRHAVLPITTLTLINLAGWALHMRANTIYTLGEDYVNFAETRGVMDKIIESKYVGRNSMLPLYTSLIITLGFSFGGSIFVEEIFSYPGVGLLLYNSVMNNDYPVEMGILVIIVFAVVIGMLLADLTYSLLDPRVKVGE
- a CDS encoding Sip1-related alpha-galactosidase gives rise to the protein MIINDNGSYGVYIEKESEKIPFEIKGKILALTLSPIIDYSTGFKYYNELYAFGKTDAQTPHLRVTDESIIREVYYWTYPSWKIIYPTIAILSYDVNYKAYITTYNNGLVAYFGKNFLEVKGKRGKFGWILFTAESKDPYDAIRKAYEKMRDKLNVKLREEKKKPRIVGKIGWCSWNAFLSKVSEEDVIKTVKSIIEKGLKLDFVLIDDGWEKIKDFALDSLEPNEKFSFPRLIKKLKELGINEIGLWTTINLYWKGFTEKVKEELKDGEKKGDYYFPPTDLERAFLFYYNYFKRIKDYGFTFVKIDNQCIMKEKPENIHTAIQLVAKLLDLDILNCMSMEPECYSNYFSSNLMRVSNDYIPMWREAGKIQLINASYNSLFYQNIAYPDFDMFSSYDTDSLPHIIARIFSGGPVYITDKDVEKTRIDLFRLVNQVDFPAMVTRDILFVNPYIEDVFLKLATKINGKPALALFNVNNKKIKEKVKKEVFPFTVNCGKFTKIISKEKGEVGDEIELEEMGVEVLLFECNN